From a region of the Armatimonas rosea genome:
- a CDS encoding metallophosphoesterase: MASVWAIGDIHGMAARLDTLLAALPRGPEDVTVFLGDAIDRGPDSRGVVNRLLAEYDAAPERTVLLWGNHEDMASAYLTGKHPCRIAYDDYDWFRNGGIETMHSWERDPPACFARECPDDLARYFSLLKTYWKAPTERFPELAHCVWVHAGTERGKPVEDTHPDTLLWIRWEFLEYADRSGRLTIHGHTPTTEPDVSAWQIGIDTGACRSGPLTALQMPERHIYQALPDQTTRDFPL, translated from the coding sequence ATGGCATCGGTCTGGGCAATTGGCGATATTCATGGGATGGCCGCGCGGCTGGACACGCTCCTGGCGGCGCTCCCACGGGGGCCGGAGGACGTGACAGTCTTTCTGGGCGATGCGATCGACCGTGGCCCGGACTCACGCGGGGTGGTGAACCGCCTGCTGGCCGAGTACGATGCCGCACCGGAGCGCACGGTCTTGCTCTGGGGCAACCACGAGGACATGGCGTCGGCCTACCTCACCGGAAAGCATCCCTGCCGCATCGCCTACGATGACTACGACTGGTTTCGCAACGGGGGGATCGAGACCATGCACAGCTGGGAGCGCGATCCCCCCGCCTGCTTTGCGCGCGAGTGCCCCGATGACCTGGCCCGCTACTTCTCGCTCCTCAAGACCTACTGGAAAGCCCCCACCGAGCGCTTCCCCGAGCTGGCGCACTGCGTGTGGGTGCACGCCGGCACCGAGCGCGGCAAGCCCGTCGAAGACACTCACCCTGATACTCTCCTCTGGATTCGCTGGGAGTTTTTAGAGTACGCCGACCGCTCGGGGCGACTCACGATCCACGGCCACACCCCGACAACGGAGCCTGATGTCTCCGCATGGCAGATAGGGATCGACACGGGTGCGTGCCGCAGCGGCCCCCTCACCGCCCTGCAAATGCCCGAGCGCCACATCTACCAAGCCCTCCCCGACCAGACCACCCGCGATTTTCCGCTATAA
- the nusG gene encoding transcription termination/antitermination protein NusG has product MQRHWYAVHTYSGHEMKVKMTIEKRAETMGLRQKLFRILVPTDTETRNRGGKKTEYKRKVFPGYVLIDMVLDDDTWYLIKSTTGVTGFVSSGNKPVPLQDKEVRDILDALDPNNAASRPKKIWEKNQVVRVNSGPFADFTGKIEEVNDQKEKVKVMISLFGRDTPVELDFNQIEKI; this is encoded by the coding sequence ATGCAGCGACACTGGTACGCGGTCCATACCTATTCGGGCCACGAGATGAAGGTCAAGATGACCATTGAGAAGCGCGCGGAGACAATGGGGCTCCGGCAGAAGCTTTTCCGCATCCTCGTGCCTACGGATACCGAGACCCGCAACCGCGGCGGTAAGAAGACAGAGTACAAGCGCAAGGTCTTTCCAGGCTACGTGCTGATCGACATGGTTCTGGACGACGACACCTGGTACCTCATCAAGAGCACCACGGGAGTCACCGGCTTTGTTTCGTCGGGAAACAAGCCCGTCCCGCTCCAGGACAAAGAGGTGCGCGATATCCTCGATGCCCTCGATCCCAACAACGCGGCCTCGCGGCCCAAGAAGATCTGGGAGAAGAACCAGGTGGTGCGGGTCAACTCCGGACCGTTTGCGGACTTCACCGGCAAGATCGAGGAGGTCAACGATCAAAAAGAGAAGGTCAAGGTCATGATCTCCCTCTTTGGTCGCGACACGCCGGTCGAGCTGGACTTCAACCAGATCGAAAAGATTTAG
- a CDS encoding RNA polymerase sigma factor, with amino-acid sequence MRTASFESAVLPHRENLMRFALHLTHDTADAQDLVQDTLLRAYTRFHQLRTQDATLAWLRCILRSIFLHKIQRKRRDREGTYEIAEWESTREFVGPEKRAIDGVEATTVLDAVQTLPAGYRDVLLLTLAELSYNEIVERTGLPMATVKARIHRARKMVQKQLALA; translated from the coding sequence ATGAGGACAGCGAGTTTTGAGAGTGCGGTCTTGCCCCACCGCGAGAACCTGATGCGCTTTGCACTGCACCTGACGCACGACACGGCAGATGCGCAGGACCTAGTGCAGGACACCCTGCTACGTGCCTACACCCGCTTTCACCAGCTGCGCACCCAGGACGCCACCCTGGCGTGGCTGCGCTGCATCCTGCGGAGCATCTTCCTCCATAAAATCCAGCGCAAGCGCCGCGACCGTGAGGGCACCTACGAGATCGCGGAGTGGGAGTCCACCCGTGAGTTTGTCGGCCCGGAGAAGCGCGCCATCGACGGTGTCGAGGCCACGACGGTCTTGGACGCTGTGCAGACCCTCCCGGCAGGCTACCGCGATGTCCTGCTGCTCACCCTCGCCGAGCTGAGCTACAACGAGATTGTCGAACGCACCGGCCTGCCCATGGCGACCGTCAAGGCCCGCATCCACCGCGCCCGCAAGATGGTACAAAAGCAGCTCGCGCTGGCGTAG
- the rplK gene encoding 50S ribosomal protein L11 — protein MAKKVVGVVKLALNAGKATPAPPVGPALGGYGINMMEFIKGYNAKTADMVGSIVPVVITIYDDRSFVYETKTPPASDLLKKAAGVPSGSGKPNTVKVGSITKGQLKEIAEKKLPDLNTNDLDAAMRIIEGTARSMGVTITD, from the coding sequence ATGGCTAAAAAAGTAGTGGGCGTCGTTAAGCTGGCGCTCAATGCAGGAAAAGCAACCCCTGCGCCTCCCGTTGGTCCGGCCCTTGGTGGGTACGGAATCAACATGATGGAGTTCATCAAGGGCTACAACGCGAAGACCGCCGACATGGTGGGCTCGATCGTCCCTGTCGTGATCACCATCTACGATGATCGCTCGTTTGTCTACGAGACCAAGACCCCGCCTGCCTCGGACCTGCTCAAGAAGGCAGCGGGCGTCCCCTCCGGTTCTGGCAAGCCCAACACCGTCAAGGTGGGCTCCATCACCAAGGGCCAGCTCAAGGAGATCGCGGAGAAGAAGCTCCCCGACCTCAACACCAATGATCTGGATGCCGCCATGCGGATTATCGAAGGCACAGCGCGCTCCATGGGCGTGACGATCACGGACTAA
- a CDS encoding adenylate/guanylate cyclase domain-containing protein, which translates to MSQPGDPPPFSSGTLTFLFTDIEGSTRLWEAFPQEMGAALARHDTLLRGIVQEGGGYLFKTVGDAFCVAFDDATRAVLTASKAQQVLGAEPWPESTPLKVRMALHTGAVESRDNDYFGPPLNRIARLLSTAHGGQTLLSQSTAQLVLGTLTGPESLRDLGIHQLKDLTSPEHVYQLEHPELTASFPPIKSLSTHLNNLPQQVTQFIGRERETVAVRELLQQTRLLTLTGAGGTGKTRLALQVAAELLERFPDGIWFVELAPLDTACQVVQALASTIGAKEQSDLPLELALTIALKEKQLLILLDNCEHLIDATAKLAETLVRQCAGVQILASSREALGVLGEQTYRVPSLSLPDRHRPQTPEALAQFEAVQLFLDRARLTRPDFQITAQNAKALASLCCRLDGIPLALELSAARLRSLSVEEIDAKLNQRFRLLTGGSRTALPRQQTLRALIDWSYDLLNDQEKALLHRLSVFSGGWTLPAAEAVCAGDAIEDWEVLDLLTSLVDKNLAVADQAEAHTRYRLSETVREYATEKLAAHPDDAQATSQRHAAFFLSLAQVQLQKLRDAEEAEALEALTKEGANLRVALEAAQTLGDSLLLGELALANGILHQRHGFLHEAVEAIELGLGAAVPAPLRAKLLLERAGLHADFNQPDGTRRCIHEALAISTRLQDALGVAHAQNLLGQAAMQERDYPDAHTQFLAALASFEAAGDQVGVAIVQNNLGVTLRRDRSGAPEDWEARATQAEQHLTEALRLRHALQDRRGLAETLNNLGVLAFERQEWEKANRYYREAVPHYESLRNTLGLGFMLANLGEVAESQRDFRKAVRLYLGSILLLEQVRSPLAQEIEAWLTRAATAGTLPSSELATLRREASLLSPEAQRGWALSEENSTAPLSHSS; encoded by the coding sequence ATGAGCCAGCCTGGTGATCCCCCGCCGTTTTCCTCAGGGACACTGACCTTTCTCTTCACCGATATCGAGGGCAGTACCCGCCTCTGGGAGGCCTTCCCCCAGGAGATGGGGGCCGCGCTCGCGCGCCACGACACCCTCCTGCGTGGGATCGTCCAAGAGGGAGGCGGGTACCTCTTCAAGACAGTCGGGGATGCCTTCTGCGTCGCCTTCGACGATGCCACGCGTGCTGTCCTGACCGCGTCCAAGGCACAGCAGGTCCTCGGGGCCGAGCCGTGGCCGGAGAGCACCCCGCTCAAGGTGCGGATGGCGCTCCACACGGGCGCGGTCGAGAGCCGGGACAACGACTACTTTGGCCCGCCCCTCAACCGGATCGCGCGGCTCCTCTCCACCGCCCACGGAGGCCAGACCCTCCTCTCCCAGAGCACCGCACAGCTGGTCCTAGGCACCCTCACCGGCCCCGAGTCGCTCCGTGACCTGGGTATCCACCAGCTCAAGGACCTCACCAGCCCCGAGCATGTCTACCAGCTGGAGCACCCGGAGCTCACGGCGAGCTTCCCCCCGATCAAGTCGCTCTCCACCCACCTCAACAACCTCCCCCAGCAGGTGACCCAGTTTATCGGGCGAGAGCGTGAGACGGTCGCGGTGCGCGAGCTCCTCCAGCAGACACGCCTCCTAACCCTCACGGGCGCGGGTGGAACCGGCAAGACCCGCCTCGCGCTTCAGGTCGCCGCGGAGCTTCTAGAGCGCTTCCCCGATGGCATCTGGTTCGTGGAGCTCGCCCCGCTCGACACCGCCTGCCAGGTGGTCCAAGCGCTCGCAAGCACGATCGGCGCAAAGGAGCAATCCGACCTCCCGCTGGAGCTCGCCCTGACCATAGCGCTCAAAGAGAAACAGCTCCTTATACTCCTTGATAACTGTGAGCACTTGATCGATGCCACCGCGAAGCTGGCGGAGACCCTGGTGCGCCAGTGTGCCGGTGTCCAGATCCTGGCCAGCAGCCGCGAGGCCCTCGGGGTGCTGGGAGAGCAGACCTACCGCGTCCCCTCGCTCTCGCTCCCGGACCGCCACCGCCCCCAGACCCCGGAGGCACTCGCACAGTTTGAGGCCGTGCAGCTCTTCCTGGACCGTGCCCGGCTCACACGCCCGGACTTTCAGATCACGGCGCAGAACGCCAAGGCGCTCGCCTCGCTCTGCTGCCGCCTCGACGGCATCCCCCTGGCGCTGGAGCTCTCCGCGGCACGCCTGCGCTCACTCTCGGTGGAGGAGATCGATGCCAAGCTCAACCAGCGCTTCCGCCTGCTCACGGGGGGCTCGCGGACCGCACTACCCCGCCAGCAGACCCTGCGCGCCCTGATCGACTGGAGCTACGACCTGCTCAACGACCAAGAAAAGGCGCTCCTACACCGCCTCTCTGTCTTTAGCGGGGGCTGGACACTCCCCGCGGCGGAGGCGGTCTGTGCAGGCGATGCTATCGAGGACTGGGAGGTGCTGGATCTCCTCACGTCGCTGGTCGATAAGAACCTGGCGGTCGCGGACCAGGCGGAGGCCCATACCCGCTACCGGCTCTCGGAGACGGTCCGAGAGTATGCGACCGAGAAGCTGGCGGCACACCCCGACGATGCCCAGGCGACTTCTCAGCGGCATGCGGCGTTCTTCCTGAGTCTGGCGCAGGTGCAGCTCCAGAAGCTCCGAGACGCCGAAGAGGCCGAGGCACTCGAAGCCCTCACCAAAGAGGGAGCCAACCTCCGGGTCGCGCTGGAGGCGGCTCAGACTCTGGGGGATAGCCTTCTCCTGGGGGAGCTGGCCCTTGCCAATGGCATCCTGCACCAGCGCCACGGCTTCCTCCACGAGGCGGTCGAGGCGATCGAGCTCGGGCTAGGGGCCGCCGTACCCGCTCCCCTGCGTGCCAAGCTCCTCCTGGAGCGCGCGGGCCTCCACGCGGACTTTAACCAGCCCGACGGCACCCGCCGGTGCATTCACGAGGCGCTGGCGATCAGCACGCGCCTCCAAGACGCGCTCGGGGTGGCACACGCCCAGAACCTCCTGGGCCAGGCCGCGATGCAGGAGCGGGACTACCCAGACGCGCACACGCAGTTCCTGGCGGCTCTGGCAAGCTTCGAGGCCGCCGGCGATCAAGTGGGGGTGGCGATTGTCCAGAACAACCTGGGGGTGACCCTGCGCCGCGACCGCTCCGGTGCCCCCGAGGACTGGGAGGCGCGGGCTACCCAAGCCGAGCAACACCTCACCGAGGCCCTCCGGCTCCGCCACGCGCTCCAGGACCGCCGGGGCCTCGCAGAGACGCTCAATAACCTTGGGGTGCTGGCCTTTGAGCGCCAGGAGTGGGAGAAGGCCAATCGCTACTACCGCGAGGCGGTCCCCCACTACGAGTCTCTTCGCAATACCCTCGGGCTGGGCTTTATGCTCGCCAACCTCGGGGAGGTGGCGGAGAGCCAGCGGGACTTCCGCAAGGCAGTCCGGCTCTATCTTGGCTCAATCCTACTCCTGGAACAAGTACGCTCCCCCCTCGCCCAAGAGATCGAGGCGTGGCTCACCCGCGCCGCCACCGCGGGCACCCTCCCCAGCTCCGAGCTCGCCACGCTCCGCCGCGAGGCAAGCCTCCTCTCCCCCGAGGCGCAGCGCGGCTGGGCCCTCAGCGAGGAGAACTCCACAGCCCCACTGTCGCATAGTTCATAG
- a CDS encoding glutamate synthase small subunit: MGDSRAFLSLTREAPKKRAVGERVKDWSEVYLPMAPEKLRAQASRCMDCGVPFCHSGCPLGNLIPDWNDLVYRGRWREALTALHATNNFPEFTGRLCPAPCEDACVLAINDKAVTIKTVEQRIIDHGFDEGWVVAEPPQSRTGKRVAIIGSGPAGLAAAQQLNRAGHWVTVFERDDRLGGLMRYGIPDFKMDKAVLDRRLAQLEEEGIIFCTNATVGENVTVTELRRDFDAVLLCTGALAPRILELPGVELNGVHYAMDYLVPQNKRNAGDEIPVIDAAGKHVVIIGGGDTGADCYGTALRQGAASVTQFQIHPEPPLDMPELNPWWPQPAHILKNGPAHEEGGERAWGIHTTHFEGDENGNVKSLHAVQVERIERAEGGRRVVAVPGSETVFPADLVLIAIGYNGPERTLLTQFGLELDQRGNVKTDEDYMSVNVPAVFAAGDSRRGQSLIVWAIAEGREAAHGVDQYLMGVSKLPRTSVK; encoded by the coding sequence ATGGGTGACAGCAGAGCGTTTTTGAGTCTGACACGGGAAGCGCCGAAAAAGCGCGCCGTGGGGGAGCGGGTAAAGGACTGGTCGGAGGTCTACCTTCCGATGGCCCCGGAGAAGCTGCGCGCCCAGGCGTCCCGCTGCATGGACTGCGGCGTCCCGTTCTGTCACAGCGGCTGTCCCCTAGGAAACCTCATCCCGGACTGGAACGACCTGGTCTACCGCGGCCGCTGGCGCGAGGCGCTCACCGCACTCCACGCCACCAACAACTTCCCCGAGTTCACCGGCCGGCTCTGCCCCGCGCCCTGTGAGGATGCCTGCGTCCTGGCGATCAACGACAAGGCCGTGACCATCAAGACGGTTGAGCAGCGCATTATCGACCATGGCTTCGACGAGGGCTGGGTGGTCGCGGAGCCCCCGCAGAGCCGCACGGGCAAGCGGGTCGCCATTATCGGCAGTGGCCCGGCGGGGCTGGCGGCGGCGCAGCAGCTGAATCGTGCGGGGCACTGGGTGACGGTGTTCGAGCGCGACGACCGCCTCGGGGGGCTGATGCGCTACGGAATCCCGGACTTCAAGATGGACAAGGCCGTGCTCGACCGCCGCCTCGCCCAGCTGGAGGAAGAGGGGATTATCTTCTGCACCAACGCCACTGTCGGGGAGAACGTGACGGTCACCGAGCTGCGCCGGGACTTCGATGCGGTCCTGCTCTGCACGGGCGCGCTGGCGCCGCGCATCCTGGAGCTGCCCGGTGTCGAGCTAAATGGGGTGCACTACGCGATGGACTACCTCGTGCCCCAGAACAAGCGCAACGCCGGCGACGAAATCCCGGTGATCGATGCGGCGGGCAAGCACGTGGTGATTATCGGCGGCGGCGACACGGGCGCGGACTGCTACGGCACGGCGCTCCGGCAGGGCGCGGCCTCGGTGACCCAGTTCCAGATCCACCCCGAGCCGCCTCTCGACATGCCCGAGCTCAACCCCTGGTGGCCGCAGCCCGCGCACATCCTCAAGAACGGCCCCGCCCACGAGGAGGGCGGCGAGCGCGCCTGGGGCATCCACACGACCCACTTCGAGGGCGATGAGAACGGCAATGTCAAGTCCCTGCACGCGGTCCAGGTGGAGCGGATCGAGCGCGCGGAGGGTGGCCGCCGCGTGGTTGCCGTCCCCGGCTCCGAGACCGTCTTCCCCGCCGACCTGGTGCTGATCGCGATCGGCTACAACGGCCCGGAGCGCACGCTCCTGACGCAGTTTGGGCTGGAGCTCGACCAGCGCGGCAATGTCAAGACCGACGAGGACTACATGTCCGTCAATGTCCCCGCGGTCTTTGCCGCAGGCGACTCGCGCCGGGGCCAGAGCCTGATTGTCTGGGCCATCGCCGAGGGCCGCGAGGCCGCGCATGGCGTGGATCAGTACCTGATGGGGGTCTCCAAGCTGCCGCGCACGAGCGTGAAGTAG
- the def gene encoding peptide deformylase, producing MASENLSDLAAKYKDIPFDDSRVVKYKETPGWEVLLKTAAEVKVVDTELRALIAEMADIMYAAHGVGLAAPQVGQSIRLLVYDAGAGLKVLINPQISKAKGEQYEPEEGCLSIPGLRGVVRRPSQIFVQALNGSGHPVRFKARDFEARIICHEVDHLNGILFTDLADPKTLHMLTPEEQASERAPAE from the coding sequence ATGGCTTCTGAAAACCTCTCGGACCTGGCGGCAAAGTACAAGGATATTCCTTTTGATGATAGCCGCGTGGTCAAGTACAAAGAGACTCCTGGCTGGGAAGTGCTCCTCAAGACCGCTGCGGAGGTCAAGGTAGTGGACACGGAGCTGCGGGCTCTGATCGCGGAGATGGCCGATATCATGTACGCCGCGCACGGGGTGGGGCTGGCGGCTCCTCAGGTGGGGCAGAGCATTCGCCTGCTGGTCTACGATGCGGGAGCGGGGCTGAAGGTGCTCATCAATCCCCAGATCTCCAAGGCAAAGGGCGAGCAGTACGAGCCTGAGGAGGGCTGTCTCTCGATCCCTGGTCTGCGCGGTGTGGTCCGTCGCCCCAGCCAGATCTTTGTGCAGGCGCTCAATGGCAGCGGTCACCCCGTGCGCTTCAAGGCCCGTGATTTTGAGGCCCGGATTATCTGCCACGAGGTCGACCACCTCAATGGCATTCTCTTCACCGACCTCGCCGATCCCAAGACCCTCCACATGCTCACGCCCGAGGAGCAGGCCTCCGAGCGCGCTCCTGCCGAGTAG
- the secE gene encoding preprotein translocase subunit SecE translates to MASTTAQQQAEPKKKAPRQGVQEYLKGVQHELKSPQTHWPSRPEMIKMTQIVLLLIAVVALYCGGLDSILTQLAERVLPHK, encoded by the coding sequence ATGGCAAGCACAACCGCACAGCAACAAGCCGAGCCGAAGAAAAAGGCTCCTCGGCAGGGAGTTCAGGAGTACCTGAAGGGAGTCCAGCACGAGCTGAAGTCCCCCCAGACCCACTGGCCCAGCCGCCCCGAGATGATCAAGATGACCCAGATCGTCTTATTGCTCATTGCCGTAGTCGCGCTCTACTGCGGTGGACTCGACTCAATTTTGACGCAGCTCGCCGAGCGTGTGCTGCCGCATAAGTAG
- a CDS encoding CHAD domain-containing protein — protein MEPITTLIERLTAALPLALKGDPVALKKARTTGRRLRVVLPLSTAALPKKLRLRLLDNTKTLTRALGSVRDLDAQQELLTQAALTATEPERVGLAFAGKVLQKRRRQALKRVCRRDAARDWLKCAEQVQGVPALAPDSEPAATHAEVHTAAQLVLAFDTPIRDPKNIAELHDLRIAVKRLRFTVSRVPETQKALKTTVAELQTILGTVHDLDILRLWLRSLLQEKKRRLRPSRSQRTSLTALRQRFQTERGAAYLAFREQWEAALPTLQGL, from the coding sequence ATGGAACCCATCACGACACTTATCGAGCGCCTGACCGCCGCACTGCCCCTGGCACTGAAGGGCGATCCGGTCGCGCTGAAGAAGGCCCGCACCACCGGGCGCCGTCTGCGGGTTGTCCTTCCCCTCTCCACGGCTGCTCTCCCCAAGAAGCTCCGCCTGCGCCTGCTCGACAACACCAAGACCCTCACCCGTGCGCTGGGCTCGGTGCGGGACCTGGATGCCCAGCAGGAGCTCTTGACCCAGGCCGCACTCACCGCAACGGAACCAGAGCGCGTCGGGCTGGCGTTTGCGGGAAAGGTCCTGCAAAAGCGGCGACGGCAAGCGCTCAAGCGGGTCTGCCGCCGCGATGCCGCCCGTGACTGGCTCAAGTGCGCCGAGCAGGTTCAAGGAGTTCCCGCCCTCGCCCCCGACAGCGAGCCCGCCGCCACCCACGCCGAGGTCCACACCGCCGCACAGCTCGTCCTCGCCTTCGACACGCCCATCCGCGACCCCAAAAATATCGCCGAGCTCCACGACCTGCGGATCGCCGTCAAGCGCCTGCGCTTCACCGTCAGCCGCGTCCCCGAGACCCAAAAGGCCCTCAAGACCACGGTCGCGGAGCTGCAAACGATTCTGGGGACGGTCCACGACCTCGATATCCTGCGCCTCTGGCTCCGCAGCCTGCTCCAGGAGAAAAAGCGCCGCCTGCGCCCCAGCCGGAGCCAGCGCACGAGCCTCACCGCCCTGCGCCAGCGCTTCCAGACCGAGCGCGGCGCGGCCTACCTCGCGTTCCGGGAGCAGTGGGAAGCCGCTCTGCCGACGCTTCAGGGGCTTTGA
- the rplA gene encoding 50S ribosomal protein L1, with the protein MRKQDRKHIVSARYKAEVAKVDKAAVYEPLAALELVKATSSTKFDSTIDVAINLGVDPRQGDQMVRGTTDLPHGTGKSQKVAVFAKGANAEAATAAGADEVGAEELITKIQNGWRDFDVLVATPDMMPAVGKLGRLLAARMPNPKSGTVTTDVAKVVTAIKKATRVAYRVDKGGIIHAPIGKASFPAEQLQENLSVLVGTLIKAKPSSSKGRYIQKITVSSSMGPGVSVDVAVAQRGADK; encoded by the coding sequence ATGCGAAAACAAGATCGAAAGCATATCGTCTCTGCGCGCTACAAGGCTGAGGTAGCCAAGGTCGACAAGGCCGCTGTCTACGAGCCGCTCGCCGCGCTTGAGCTGGTGAAGGCAACCTCCTCCACCAAGTTTGACTCGACCATCGATGTCGCCATCAACCTCGGGGTCGATCCTCGCCAGGGCGACCAGATGGTTCGTGGTACCACCGACCTGCCCCACGGCACGGGTAAGAGCCAGAAAGTGGCTGTCTTCGCCAAGGGGGCCAACGCCGAGGCCGCGACCGCTGCTGGAGCCGATGAAGTGGGTGCCGAGGAGCTGATCACCAAGATTCAGAACGGCTGGCGCGACTTCGACGTCCTCGTGGCCACCCCGGACATGATGCCCGCGGTCGGTAAGCTCGGTCGTCTGCTGGCGGCCCGCATGCCCAACCCCAAGTCTGGCACCGTGACCACGGATGTCGCCAAGGTTGTCACCGCGATCAAGAAGGCGACCCGCGTTGCCTACCGTGTGGACAAGGGCGGAATCATCCATGCCCCGATCGGCAAGGCCAGCTTCCCCGCCGAGCAGCTCCAGGAGAACCTGTCTGTCTTGGTCGGAACCCTGATCAAGGCCAAGCCCTCCAGCTCCAAGGGCCGCTACATCCAGAAGATCACCGTCTCCTCGTCGATGGGACCGGGGGTCAGTGTCGATGTGGCAGTCGCACAGCGCGGCGCCGACAAGTAG
- a CDS encoding MFS transporter, whose amino-acid sequence MDGRRRFLDMNGYQWTVLFAAWLGWGFDIFDGLLYALVADKAIPVLLGQAIGSPEAKASVPYWNGIMGSLLLIFWAIGGVLFGRITDKLGRTKTLLLTMLLYSVGTAMCALAPNIWVLLLCRVFVAFGIGGEWAAGAAMVAEVVPEKRRVEAGALLYTSAPLGLLAADAMRFYIVGGLLKDSPETSWRWVFACGLLPAIVAFVIRMFIKEPEKWQEVAGEKKSPTIRELFTPELRRATLGGMAMALVALLTWWSCNTFASVIASQMAGAQAKLQGLDKPATQALVESWKSIALVSFCAGGLIGTLLTVPVAKLMGRRAMFAIYFVLGAASIIGTFAFPWTGATRLYGYFPIGLTVFGVFGSFTYYLPELFPTRLRGTGAGFTYNIGRIIAAAGPFLVGVIAQQGLDAAFRALVIVGCVPLVGLFLLPFIVETKGRSLETLDE is encoded by the coding sequence ATGGATGGACGACGGCGTTTTCTGGACATGAACGGCTACCAGTGGACCGTGCTCTTTGCCGCGTGGCTGGGGTGGGGCTTTGATATCTTTGATGGGCTGCTCTACGCCCTCGTGGCGGATAAGGCGATCCCGGTGCTGCTCGGCCAAGCCATTGGCAGCCCGGAGGCCAAGGCGTCGGTGCCGTACTGGAACGGGATCATGGGCTCGCTCCTGCTGATCTTCTGGGCGATTGGCGGCGTGCTCTTTGGGCGCATCACCGACAAGCTCGGGCGCACGAAGACGCTACTCCTCACCATGCTGCTCTACTCCGTGGGGACGGCGATGTGCGCGCTGGCACCCAATATCTGGGTGCTGCTCCTCTGCCGGGTCTTTGTGGCCTTTGGGATCGGCGGCGAGTGGGCGGCGGGTGCGGCGATGGTGGCCGAGGTGGTCCCCGAGAAGCGCCGTGTCGAGGCCGGAGCGCTGCTCTACACATCGGCACCCCTGGGCCTGCTCGCCGCGGATGCCATGCGCTTCTATATTGTTGGGGGCCTGCTCAAAGACAGCCCCGAGACCAGCTGGCGCTGGGTCTTTGCCTGCGGTTTGTTGCCTGCGATTGTCGCCTTTGTGATCCGCATGTTCATCAAGGAGCCCGAGAAGTGGCAGGAAGTGGCGGGCGAGAAGAAGAGCCCCACGATTCGCGAGCTCTTCACCCCCGAGCTGCGCCGCGCGACCCTCGGCGGGATGGCGATGGCCCTGGTCGCGCTCCTCACCTGGTGGAGCTGTAACACGTTTGCATCGGTGATCGCCTCGCAGATGGCGGGAGCACAGGCCAAGCTCCAGGGCCTCGACAAGCCCGCCACCCAGGCGCTGGTCGAGAGCTGGAAGTCGATCGCCCTGGTGAGCTTCTGCGCCGGCGGGCTGATCGGGACCCTGCTCACCGTGCCGGTCGCCAAGCTCATGGGCCGCCGGGCGATGTTTGCGATCTACTTTGTCTTGGGCGCGGCCAGCATTATCGGCACCTTTGCCTTCCCCTGGACCGGCGCGACCCGGCTCTACGGCTACTTCCCGATCGGCCTGACCGTCTTTGGCGTTTTCGGCAGCTTTACCTACTACCTCCCCGAGCTCTTCCCGACCCGCCTGCGGGGCACGGGCGCAGGCTTTACCTACAATATCGGGCGCATTATCGCCGCCGCCGGGCCGTTTCTGGTCGGGGTGATCGCACAGCAGGGGCTGGATGCCGCCTTCCGCGCCCTCGTGATTGTCGGCTGCGTCCCCCTTGTCGGGCTATTCTTGCTCCCTTTTATTGTCGAGACCAAGGGCCGCTCGCTGGAAACGCTCGACGAATAG